A window of the Clostridium sp. 'White wine YQ' genome harbors these coding sequences:
- a CDS encoding mannitol-1-phosphate 5-dehydrogenase: MKAVHFGAGNIGRGFIGYLLSKSGYEVTFVDISDFLVNAINEYKKYTVITLSTSENKEKIEGVKAVHLHDMAGLEEVVKEADLITTSIGANNLKSTGGLLKTLLEKRFETNKKELDIIACENALMATDILKGGILEGASDELKANLDKYVGFPNSAVDRIVPNVDIEKELPIDVAVEDFYEWDIEKNKVKVNGNVNGAEYVDNLGPYLERKLFLLNGAHATTAYLGDLKGYKYIHEAIQDEAIKKVIVGFHAEAVKALSEKHKIDIEALTAYSKKLIGRFENTYLKDEVFRVGRDPIRKLSGNDRLITPLRLCYELNIERENILTGIAAGLLFDYAEDEKSQEVQSNIKANGIKKAVADITSLDIDSPLVDAIVSKYEEVKASFTK; the protein is encoded by the coding sequence ATGAAAGCTGTTCATTTTGGAGCTGGAAATATTGGAAGAGGTTTTATTGGTTATTTATTATCAAAATCAGGCTACGAAGTAACTTTTGTAGATATATCAGATTTTTTAGTAAATGCAATTAATGAATATAAAAAATACACAGTAATAACATTAAGCACTTCTGAAAATAAAGAAAAAATAGAAGGTGTAAAAGCTGTACATTTACATGATATGGCTGGTCTAGAAGAGGTAGTTAAAGAAGCAGATTTAATAACTACTTCTATAGGTGCGAACAATTTAAAGAGCACTGGTGGATTATTAAAGACACTTTTAGAAAAAAGATTTGAAACTAATAAAAAAGAATTAGATATTATTGCATGTGAAAATGCATTAATGGCTACAGATATTCTAAAAGGTGGAATATTAGAAGGTGCTAGTGACGAGCTTAAAGCAAACCTAGACAAATATGTTGGATTCCCTAACAGTGCAGTTGATAGAATTGTACCTAATGTAGATATTGAAAAAGAACTTCCAATAGATGTTGCTGTTGAAGATTTCTATGAATGGGATATAGAAAAGAATAAAGTAAAAGTAAATGGCAATGTTAATGGTGCTGAATATGTAGATAATCTAGGACCATACCTTGAAAGAAAATTATTCCTTTTAAATGGAGCACATGCTACCACTGCATATTTAGGAGACCTAAAGGGATATAAATACATCCATGAAGCAATTCAAGATGAAGCAATTAAGAAAGTTATTGTTGGGTTCCATGCTGAAGCTGTAAAAGCTTTAAGTGAAAAACACAAAATAGATATTGAAGCTTTAACTGCTTATTCTAAAAAATTAATAGGTAGATTTGAAAACACATATCTAAAAGATGAAGTTTTCCGTGTAGGACGTGACCCAATAAGAAAGTTATCTGGAAATGATAGATTAATAACTCCATTAAGACTTTGCTATGAGCTTAATATCGAAAGAGAAAACATATTAACTGGTATAGCTGCAGGTTTATTATTTGATTATGCTGAAGATGAAAAATCTCAAGAAGTACAATCTAATATTAAAGCTAATGGAATTAAAAAAGCAGTTGCAGATATAACAAGCTTAGATATAGATAGCCCATTAGTAGATGCTATAGTAAGTAAATATGAAGAAGTAAAAGCTTCATTTACAAAATAG
- a CDS encoding PTS sugar transporter subunit IIA has translation MNKGVLVEENIMLNLSSESKFEAIERAGRLLVSRGYVNENYIEGMKARENEVTTYMGNGVAIPHGMNEYKKQILDSGIVILQYPDGVDFGEGNIAYIVIGIAGKGDDHMAFLSQIALTVQYEENVQKLIDAKTEAEIMRIIEEEGEM, from the coding sequence ATGAATAAGGGTGTTTTAGTTGAAGAAAATATTATGCTTAATCTCTCTTCAGAATCTAAATTTGAGGCTATAGAAAGAGCAGGAAGGTTACTAGTTTCAAGAGGATATGTTAATGAAAATTATATCGAAGGCATGAAAGCTAGAGAAAATGAAGTTACAACATACATGGGAAATGGAGTAGCAATTCCTCATGGAATGAATGAATACAAGAAACAAATATTAGATTCAGGTATAGTTATATTACAATATCCTGACGGAGTTGATTTTGGTGAAGGAAACATCGCATATATAGTTATAGGTATAGCAGGAAAAGGAGACGATCATATGGCTTTCCTTTCTCAAATCGCATTAACTGTACAATATGAAGAAAATGTTCAAAAGTTAATTGATGCAAAAACTGAAGCCGAAATAATGAGAATCATAGAAGAAGAAGGTGAAATGTAA
- a CDS encoding BglG family transcription antiterminator codes for MNNFTPRQQFILNKVLNEGPFNIKGLHKQLNISTRTILREISSINKSLKKYSVNIFNDEDMNLSLSGNKDKIEEIKVSLNQVPMQWLFNKEQRQIIIACELLVTKEPIKASYFSHKFNVVMGSISLDLDSIENMVLTKNLCLIRKRSHGISIEGSEWNKRIALVELLFELKPYEDLLPILYDEKVDQTVKAFFEIIFGTKIINLVRETFQESKFSYIKVNDVKYFSLFIQILLSIKKTENGDNIELPEKIKKEIQSLDVYEKLKNINETLIENNINLPEDELVYLSLYLSEYNYFLNSNGNFTQSDINYEDLALELVTEVSKKIQVDLMNDIQLIRDLSQHLKQTFYMLNLGLVVINPLISEIKEHYTDLFKVINNKCKLIFSRYNLKIPLEEVGYITMHIDVALQRQQAFLRKIKTMVVCPGGIATARILCNKIQALFPDIGNLAITSINDVSRRLEEESFDLILSTVPINLSIKNKVIVVSPFMTKENIEKVNSFIFDFKLDNQVKLVQLPSSLDDDEVTNSEYELANTILKNFQLKKTKVDSFADLINFIVEDIYEIDLTHDKNAIINGILKREEKGNVVVPGSGIALIHTRCDEMVTPFVGVYRVEDPIRMSSIGFSTEEVGTFLVLLARQNESNYILQLLGKISVSLIEQKEFVETLKIGSITDIRNNLINIVNKEEDN; via the coding sequence ATGAATAATTTCACCCCTAGACAGCAATTTATATTGAATAAAGTTTTAAATGAAGGCCCCTTTAATATAAAGGGCCTTCATAAACAATTAAATATAAGCACTAGAACTATATTAAGAGAAATTTCTTCAATAAACAAAAGTTTGAAAAAATATAGCGTAAATATATTTAATGATGAGGATATGAATTTATCTTTGTCAGGAAACAAGGATAAGATTGAGGAGATAAAAGTTTCTCTAAATCAAGTTCCTATGCAGTGGTTATTTAATAAAGAACAAAGGCAAATTATAATTGCTTGTGAATTGCTTGTAACTAAGGAACCAATTAAGGCTTCGTATTTTAGTCATAAATTTAATGTAGTTATGGGCAGCATTAGTCTTGACCTAGATAGTATCGAGAATATGGTACTTACTAAAAATTTATGTTTAATTAGAAAAAGAAGTCATGGTATTAGTATTGAAGGGTCAGAATGGAATAAAAGAATTGCTTTGGTAGAACTTCTATTTGAGCTTAAGCCATATGAAGATTTATTACCAATACTATACGATGAAAAAGTAGACCAAACAGTAAAAGCATTTTTTGAGATTATTTTTGGAACAAAAATAATAAATTTAGTTAGAGAAACATTTCAAGAATCAAAATTCAGTTATATTAAGGTTAATGATGTAAAATATTTTAGCCTTTTTATTCAAATTCTTTTATCAATTAAGAAAACTGAAAATGGCGATAATATAGAATTGCCAGAAAAGATAAAAAAAGAAATACAATCTTTAGACGTATATGAAAAATTAAAAAATATAAATGAAACTTTAATTGAAAATAATATTAACTTACCTGAGGATGAGTTAGTTTATTTATCATTGTATTTAAGTGAATATAATTATTTCCTAAATAGTAATGGAAATTTCACTCAATCAGATATTAATTATGAGGATTTAGCTTTAGAATTAGTGACAGAGGTATCAAAAAAAATACAAGTAGATTTAATGAATGATATCCAACTAATAAGAGATCTGTCACAACATTTAAAACAAACGTTTTATATGTTAAATTTGGGACTAGTTGTTATAAATCCACTTATAAGTGAAATAAAGGAACATTATACAGATTTATTTAAGGTTATCAATAATAAATGTAAGTTGATATTTTCTAGATATAATTTGAAAATACCTTTAGAAGAAGTTGGCTATATAACAATGCATATAGATGTAGCGTTGCAGAGGCAGCAGGCATTTTTAAGGAAAATAAAAACTATGGTAGTATGCCCTGGAGGTATTGCAACTGCAAGAATCTTATGTAATAAAATACAAGCGCTTTTCCCTGATATAGGAAATTTGGCTATTACATCTATAAACGATGTTAGTAGAAGACTTGAAGAGGAAAGCTTTGACTTAATTTTATCTACCGTTCCAATTAATTTAAGCATAAAGAATAAAGTAATTGTGGTATCACCTTTTATGACAAAAGAAAACATAGAGAAGGTTAATAGTTTTATTTTTGATTTCAAGCTTGATAATCAAGTTAAACTTGTACAGTTACCAAGTTCTTTAGATGATGATGAGGTTACAAATTCTGAATATGAATTGGCCAATACAATTCTTAAGAATTTTCAATTGAAAAAAACAAAAGTTGATTCTTTTGCAGATTTGATAAATTTTATTGTAGAAGATATATATGAGATTGATTTAACTCATGATAAAAATGCAATTATAAATGGCATACTTAAAAGAGAAGAAAAAGGTAATGTAGTTGTTCCAGGAAGCGGGATAGCTTTAATTCATACAAGATGTGATGAAATGGTTACTCCTTTTGTAGGGGTATACAGAGTTGAGGATCCAATTCGTATGTCTAGTATAGGCTTTTCAACAGAAGAAGTAGGAACTTTTTTAGTCTTACTTGCAAGACAAAATGAAAGTAATTACATTTTACAACTTTTAGGAAAAATTAGTGTTTCATTAATAGAGCAAAAAGAATTTGTTGAAACATTAAAGATAGGTAGTATAACTGATATTAGAAATAATTTAATTAATATTGTAAATAAAGAGGAGGACAATTGA
- a CDS encoding PTS mannitol transporter subunit IICB, protein MENLNTSNNSTFKGKVQRFGSFLSSMVLPNIGAFIAWGLITALFIPTGWTPNAYWAKLVGPMITYLLPLLIGYQGGKLVYDTRGGVVGAIATMGIVVGASIPMFMGAMIMGPLGGWLIKKFDKLVDGKIPTGFEMLVNNFSAGILGGGLSLFAFTYIEPIVAGISTGLGNAAQAITDKGLLPLIAIVVEPAKILFLNNAINHGVLSPLGIQQAHDVGKSIFFLLEPNPGPGLGILLAYMLYSKGMAKQSAPGAIIIHFLGGIHEIYFPYVLMKPALLLAVIGGGITADLTFVITHAGLVSAPSPGSIISLIAMSPKGGLLPVLAGVLVGTVVSFLIAAVIIKRDPEGGEDLEQAQSKVKEMKAESKGQSVPSVSKAGIKLIVFACDAGMGSSAMGESILKKALKDAGISGIDVKHTPVDAIPADADVVFTQENLAERARKSAKTDKIITVKNFLDRTKYDEFVNQLK, encoded by the coding sequence ATGGAAAATCTTAATACTTCAAACAATTCTACATTTAAAGGCAAAGTTCAAAGATTTGGTAGTTTTTTAAGTAGCATGGTGTTACCAAACATTGGAGCATTCATCGCTTGGGGTCTTATCACTGCATTATTTATACCAACTGGTTGGACACCAAATGCATATTGGGCTAAATTAGTTGGACCAATGATCACTTACTTACTACCATTGCTTATAGGTTATCAAGGTGGTAAACTAGTATATGATACTAGAGGAGGAGTAGTAGGTGCTATCGCAACTATGGGTATCGTAGTTGGAGCTTCTATTCCAATGTTCATGGGTGCCATGATAATGGGACCACTTGGTGGATGGTTAATCAAGAAGTTTGACAAACTAGTAGATGGAAAAATCCCAACAGGATTTGAAATGTTAGTTAATAACTTCTCAGCAGGTATACTAGGTGGCGGACTTTCATTATTTGCATTTACTTATATAGAACCAATCGTTGCAGGAATCTCAACTGGCTTAGGTAATGCTGCTCAAGCAATAACTGATAAAGGATTACTTCCTTTAATAGCAATAGTTGTTGAACCAGCTAAAATCTTATTCTTAAACAATGCAATTAATCACGGAGTATTATCTCCTTTAGGAATTCAACAAGCACATGATGTTGGTAAGTCAATATTCTTCTTATTAGAACCAAACCCAGGTCCAGGACTTGGAATACTTTTAGCTTATATGCTATATAGTAAAGGAATGGCTAAACAATCAGCACCAGGAGCAATCATCATTCACTTCTTAGGTGGAATACATGAAATTTATTTCCCATATGTATTAATGAAACCAGCTTTATTATTAGCTGTAATCGGTGGTGGAATAACTGCAGATTTAACATTCGTAATAACTCATGCAGGACTTGTATCAGCACCTTCACCAGGAAGTATAATATCACTTATAGCAATGTCTCCTAAGGGTGGACTATTACCAGTTCTTGCAGGGGTTCTTGTTGGTACTGTAGTATCATTCTTAATAGCAGCAGTTATAATTAAGAGAGATCCAGAAGGCGGAGAAGATTTAGAACAAGCACAAAGCAAAGTTAAAGAAATGAAAGCTGAAAGTAAAGGACAAAGCGTTCCTTCAGTTTCAAAAGCTGGAATTAAATTAATCGTATTTGCTTGTGATGCAGGAATGGGATCTTCAGCTATGGGAGAATCAATACTTAAGAAAGCATTAAAAGATGCTGGAATAAGTGGTATTGATGTTAAACACACTCCAGTTGATGCTATACCAGCAGATGCTGATGTAGTATTCACACAAGAAAACTTAGCTGAAAGAGCTAGAAAATCAGCTAAAACTGATAAGATCATAACTGTTAAGAATTTCTTAGATCGTACAAAATATGACGAATTTGTAAATCAATTAAAGTAA
- the ilvC gene encoding ketol-acid reductoisomerase: MAKMYYEKDTNLELLKGKKVAVIGYGSQGHAHSLNLHESGVDVVVGLYEGSKSWEKAEAAGLKVLDTAEAVKTSDVIMILIPDEKQAKLYNEKVAPNLTEGKALVFAHGFNIHFGQIVPPANVDVFMVAPKGPGHMVRRTYTEGSGVPCLIAIHQDYTGRAKDLALAYTNGIGGARAGVLETTFRDETETDLFGEQAVLCGGVSELIKTGFEVLVEAGYAPENAYFECLHEMKLIVDLMYQGGMSLMRYSISDTAEYGDYQVGKRIITSETKKEMEKVLHEIQDGTFAKNWLLENQVGRPNFNATRRINSEHQIEKVGQELRGMMSWINEKKLEQ, from the coding sequence ATGGCAAAAATGTATTATGAAAAGGACACAAATCTTGAACTATTAAAAGGAAAAAAAGTAGCAGTTATCGGTTATGGTAGCCAGGGGCATGCACACTCATTAAATCTTCATGAAAGTGGAGTAGATGTTGTAGTTGGACTATATGAAGGAAGTAAATCATGGGAAAAAGCAGAAGCAGCAGGTTTAAAAGTTTTAGATACAGCAGAAGCAGTTAAAACATCAGATGTTATCATGATATTAATTCCAGATGAAAAGCAAGCTAAACTATATAATGAAAAAGTAGCTCCTAATTTAACAGAAGGAAAGGCTTTAGTATTTGCCCATGGATTTAATATTCATTTTGGTCAAATAGTGCCACCAGCTAACGTAGATGTATTTATGGTAGCACCAAAAGGACCTGGACATATGGTTAGAAGAACTTATACTGAAGGATCAGGAGTTCCATGTTTAATTGCTATACATCAAGACTATACAGGAAGAGCGAAAGATTTAGCATTAGCTTATACTAACGGTATAGGGGGAGCTAGAGCTGGTGTTCTAGAAACTACATTTAGAGATGAAACAGAAACAGATTTATTTGGAGAGCAAGCAGTTCTATGTGGTGGAGTTAGTGAACTTATAAAAACTGGCTTTGAAGTACTTGTTGAAGCAGGATATGCTCCTGAAAATGCATATTTCGAATGCTTACACGAGATGAAACTTATTGTAGATTTAATGTATCAAGGTGGAATGAGCTTAATGAGATACTCAATTAGTGATACAGCAGAATACGGAGATTATCAAGTAGGTAAGAGAATTATTACATCTGAAACTAAAAAAGAGATGGAAAAGGTTCTTCATGAAATTCAAGATGGTACCTTTGCAAAGAACTGGTTATTAGAGAATCAAGTAGGAAGACCTAATTTCAATGCAACAAGAAGAATAAATAGTGAGCATCAAATCGAAAAAGTTGGACAAGAGCTTAGAGGAATGATGTCTTGGATAAATGAAAAGAAGTTAGAACAATAA
- the ilvB gene encoding biosynthetic-type acetolactate synthase large subunit: MILNGSEILLECLLEQEVDTIFGYPGGAVLNIYDALYKYKDKIRHVLTCHEQGAAHAADGYARSTGKVGVCLATSGPGATNLVTGIATAYMDSTPMVAITGNVTRPLLGKDSFQEVDITGITLPITKHNFMVKNVDDLAHTIREAFRIAQEGRPGPVLVDIPKDITAQKGVYIKKEPVKVTRSNKHITEEALLEVSKLINESSRPFIYAGGGVISSGASEELIALAEKIDSPTSASLMCMGGFPVTHPLYTGMIGMHGTRASNLGAWECDLLIAIGARFSDRVISSNDNLEGAKIIHLDIDPAEINKNVKVDASLIGDIKESLRKLIPLLNKKDNKEWINKMNIYKEDGRGRSKENDELTPEFLFSKINELTDGEAIVTTEVGQHQMWASQFYKHIEPRRFITSGGLGTMGFGLGAAIGCKVANPDKLVINIAGDGSFAMNCNELATSYAQKAPVVTIIVNNNALGMVRQWQNFFYEERYSHTSINRGTNFVKLVEAYGGKGFLVERKEQLEPALKEAFNSSVPIVIDYRVHEDKKVFPMVAPGALINQIIYEEDV; the protein is encoded by the coding sequence ATGATACTAAATGGGTCAGAGATACTATTAGAGTGTTTATTAGAACAAGAAGTGGATACTATTTTTGGGTATCCAGGAGGGGCAGTTCTTAATATATATGATGCACTTTATAAGTATAAAGATAAAATAAGACATGTCTTAACCTGCCATGAGCAAGGGGCTGCTCATGCTGCAGATGGATATGCAAGAAGTACTGGAAAGGTTGGGGTTTGTTTAGCTACTTCGGGACCTGGGGCAACGAATTTAGTAACTGGAATAGCTACAGCATATATGGACTCAACTCCAATGGTAGCTATAACTGGTAATGTTACAAGACCTTTACTTGGAAAGGATAGCTTCCAAGAAGTAGATATAACAGGTATTACTCTACCAATAACTAAACATAATTTTATGGTGAAGAATGTTGATGATTTAGCTCACACTATAAGAGAAGCGTTTAGAATTGCACAAGAGGGAAGACCAGGACCTGTGCTTGTAGATATCCCAAAAGATATAACAGCTCAAAAGGGTGTATATATTAAGAAGGAACCCGTTAAAGTTACAAGAAGCAATAAGCATATAACAGAAGAAGCTTTATTAGAAGTTTCAAAATTAATTAACGAATCCTCAAGACCATTTATTTATGCAGGAGGAGGAGTTATAAGTTCAGGGGCATCAGAAGAATTAATAGCACTAGCAGAAAAAATAGATTCTCCAACATCAGCATCACTTATGTGTATGGGTGGATTTCCAGTAACTCATCCATTATATACAGGAATGATAGGGATGCATGGTACCAGGGCTTCAAACTTGGGTGCTTGGGAATGTGACTTATTAATAGCTATTGGAGCAAGATTTAGCGATAGAGTTATTAGTTCAAATGATAATCTTGAAGGGGCTAAAATTATTCATTTGGATATAGATCCAGCGGAAATTAATAAAAATGTAAAAGTAGATGCAAGCTTAATTGGGGATATAAAAGAAAGTTTAAGAAAATTAATTCCGCTGCTAAATAAAAAAGATAACAAAGAATGGATTAACAAGATGAATATATATAAGGAAGATGGTAGAGGCAGAAGCAAAGAAAATGACGAATTAACACCTGAATTCTTATTTAGTAAAATTAATGAACTTACAGATGGAGAAGCCATTGTAACAACTGAAGTTGGACAACATCAAATGTGGGCATCTCAATTCTATAAGCATATAGAGCCAAGAAGATTCATAACTTCTGGTGGACTAGGAACTATGGGATTTGGACTTGGAGCAGCTATTGGCTGTAAGGTAGCTAATCCAGATAAGTTAGTTATTAATATTGCAGGAGATGGTAGCTTTGCTATGAACTGCAATGAATTAGCAACTTCCTATGCTCAAAAGGCACCTGTAGTTACAATAATAGTAAACAACAATGCCTTAGGTATGGTAAGACAGTGGCAAAACTTTTTCTATGAAGAGAGATATTCTCATACTTCAATTAATAGAGGAACAAACTTTGTTAAACTTGTAGAAGCCTACGGCGGAAAAGGATTTTTAGTTGAACGAAAAGAACAACTAGAACCAGCATTAAAAGAAGCTTTTAACTCTTCTGTACCTATAGTTATTGATTATAGAGTTCATGAAGATAAGAAAGTGTTCCCTATGGTAGCACCAGGAGCACTTATAAATCAAATAATCTATGAAGAAGATGTATAA
- the ilvD gene encoding dihydroxy-acid dehydratase — MRSDRIKIGADKAPHRSLLRAAGFSDEEMKRPMIGIVTSQNDIIPGHVHLDKIVQGAKSGVLLAGGTPVVFPTIGVCDGISMGHEGMKYSLPTRELIADSIECMVKAHSFDGLVLVPNCDKIVPGMLMAALRLNIPAVVVSGGPMLAGKYRGSSISLSTMFEAVGAYNSNKISEEDLLEMESSACPTCGSCSGMFTANSMNCLTEVLGLGLPGNGTIPAVYSDRIRLAKDAGMAIMKLVEKDIKPRDIVTEKTIKNALTVDMALGCSTNSVLHLTAIANEAKIELNLDIINEVSSKTPNLCKLAPAGENHIEDLYFAGGIQAVMNELSKKNLLNLDCITATTKTLGENIKEAHVINYEVIKPIEKPYSQTGGIQVLRGNLAVDGAVVKKSAVLPEMMRHEGPAKVYDSEEDAIAAIWGGKIQSGDVIIIRYEGPKGGPGMREMLSPTSAIAGMGLDKSVALITDGRFSGATRGASIGHVSPEAAVGGNIALIKDGDIISIDIEKGKLEIKVSEEELESRRKEWKEPEPKITDGYLGRYSKLVSSASQGAIFK, encoded by the coding sequence ATGAGAAGCGATAGAATAAAGATAGGGGCAGACAAAGCTCCCCATAGATCACTATTAAGAGCAGCAGGATTTTCAGATGAAGAAATGAAAAGACCGATGATTGGTATTGTAACTTCGCAAAATGATATAATTCCAGGTCATGTTCACCTAGATAAAATAGTTCAAGGAGCTAAAAGTGGAGTACTTTTAGCAGGAGGAACACCAGTTGTTTTCCCTACAATAGGAGTTTGTGATGGTATATCAATGGGGCATGAGGGAATGAAATATTCATTGCCAACAAGAGAACTTATAGCCGATTCAATTGAATGTATGGTTAAGGCACATTCCTTTGATGGACTTGTACTTGTACCAAACTGTGACAAAATAGTACCAGGTATGCTTATGGCAGCATTAAGACTAAACATACCAGCAGTAGTTGTTTCAGGTGGACCTATGCTTGCAGGAAAATATAGAGGAAGTTCAATATCTTTATCTACTATGTTTGAAGCTGTTGGGGCATATAATTCCAATAAAATATCAGAAGAAGATTTATTGGAAATGGAAAGTAGTGCATGTCCAACTTGCGGATCTTGTTCAGGCATGTTTACAGCAAACTCAATGAATTGCTTAACAGAGGTTTTAGGACTAGGACTACCTGGAAATGGAACTATACCAGCAGTTTATTCAGATAGAATAAGATTAGCTAAAGATGCAGGTATGGCAATAATGAAATTAGTTGAAAAGGACATTAAGCCTAGAGATATAGTAACAGAGAAAACTATAAAGAATGCTCTAACTGTTGACATGGCTTTAGGATGTTCTACTAACTCGGTCTTACATTTAACAGCCATTGCAAATGAAGCTAAAATTGAGCTTAATTTAGATATTATAAATGAAGTAAGTTCAAAAACTCCAAACTTATGTAAGTTAGCTCCAGCAGGAGAGAATCATATAGAAGACTTATATTTTGCTGGCGGAATACAAGCAGTGATGAATGAACTTTCTAAAAAGAATTTACTAAATCTTGATTGTATTACAGCCACAACAAAGACATTGGGTGAAAATATTAAGGAAGCTCACGTTATTAACTATGAAGTAATAAAACCTATAGAAAAACCTTATAGTCAAACTGGAGGAATACAGGTTCTAAGAGGAAACCTTGCAGTAGACGGGGCTGTTGTTAAGAAATCAGCTGTACTTCCAGAAATGATGAGACATGAAGGACCGGCTAAGGTTTATGACTCAGAGGAAGATGCAATAGCAGCAATCTGGGGAGGAAAAATACAAAGTGGTGATGTAATAATAATAAGATATGAAGGCCCAAAAGGCGGACCAGGTATGAGAGAAATGTTATCTCCAACATCGGCAATAGCAGGAATGGGACTTGATAAATCAGTAGCATTAATTACAGATGGAAGATTCTCAGGGGCAACAAGAGGGGCATCAATAGGACATGTATCCCCAGAAGCAGCAGTAGGTGGAAATATTGCATTAATTAAAGATGGGGATATTATCTCTATAGATATTGAAAAAGGTAAGCTTGAAATTAAAGTTTCAGAAGAAGAGCTTGAATCAAGAAGAAAAGAATGGAAAGAGCCAGAACCAAAAATTACTGATGGATATTTAGGTAGATATTCAAAATTAGTTAGTTCAGCTAGCCAAGGAGCTATATTTAAATAA
- the leuB gene encoding 3-isopropylmalate dehydrogenase, whose protein sequence is MEYKIAVIPGDGIGPEVIDETIKVLNLVGEKYSHQFNYEYVLAGGIAIDEKGTPLPEETLEICRNSDSVLLGAVGGPKWDDPTAKIRPEQALLGLRSGLGLYCNLRPAVLHSALRDASPLKDSIIGDGIDICVVRELTGGIYFGERSLVKNGDEETASDTEKYSTSEIKRIAKIAFETAMKRKKKVTLVDKANILESSRLWRRVVDEVHKDYPEVELDRQYVDNAAMQLVKNPRQFDVIVTSNIFGDILSDEASMITGSIGMLPSASLGESTNGMYEPIHGSAPDIAGKGIANPLATILSAAMMLKYSFGLLNEATVIEKAVEKVLEEGYRTGDIMSEGNKLVGTKEMGELVVKYIKEGK, encoded by the coding sequence ATGGAATATAAAATTGCAGTAATACCAGGGGATGGAATCGGACCAGAGGTTATAGATGAAACTATAAAAGTTTTAAACCTAGTAGGAGAAAAGTACTCTCATCAGTTTAACTATGAGTATGTACTAGCTGGAGGAATAGCTATAGATGAAAAGGGGACACCTCTACCAGAAGAAACATTAGAGATATGTAGAAATAGTGATTCAGTTTTACTAGGGGCAGTTGGAGGTCCCAAATGGGATGATCCTACTGCAAAAATAAGACCAGAACAAGCATTATTAGGATTAAGAAGTGGCTTAGGACTGTATTGCAACCTAAGACCAGCAGTGCTTCATTCAGCATTAAGAGATGCATCACCACTTAAAGATTCAATAATTGGGGATGGAATAGATATTTGTGTAGTTAGAGAATTAACTGGTGGAATATATTTTGGGGAAAGAAGCCTAGTTAAAAATGGAGATGAAGAAACAGCATCAGATACAGAAAAGTATAGTACTTCAGAAATTAAGAGAATAGCGAAAATAGCATTTGAAACTGCAATGAAAAGGAAGAAAAAAGTTACACTAGTTGATAAAGCAAATATACTTGAAAGTTCAAGATTATGGAGAAGAGTAGTGGATGAAGTTCACAAGGATTATCCAGAAGTAGAACTAGATAGACAATATGTTGATAATGCTGCTATGCAGCTTGTTAAAAACCCAAGACAGTTTGATGTTATAGTAACTTCAAATATTTTTGGAGATATATTATCAGATGAAGCTTCAATGATTACTGGTTCAATTGGAATGTTACCATCAGCTAGTTTAGGAGAGAGTACAAACGGAATGTATGAACCTATTCATGGGTCAGCTCCTGATATAGCTGGAAAAGGAATAGCAAATCCACTAGCTACAATATTATCAGCAGCTATGATGCTTAAGTATTCCTTTGGGTTATTAAATGAAGCTACAGTAATAGAAAAAGCAGTAGAAAAAGTTCTAGAAGAGGGATATAGAACTGGAGACATAATGAGTGAAGGTAATAAATTGGTTGGTACTAAGGAAATGGGGGAACTAGTGGTTAAATATATAAAAGAAGGGAAGTAA